A genomic window from Silene latifolia isolate original U9 population chromosome 11, ASM4854445v1, whole genome shotgun sequence includes:
- the LOC141613395 gene encoding uncharacterized protein LOC141613395, translating to MTKDGESATNSGATGAKPALHSVYSVTNIINKVPMLDGVKITYSAWVKLFTLHAKGYKVSHHIDGTRPHTEADPAYAEWCEIDAHVLQWIYGSISEELLLRVLETNSTAYEAWTRLKNHFHNNKKARAATGT from the coding sequence ATGACCAAAGACGGTGAATCCGCAACCAATTCCGGTGCTACCGGCGCTAAGCCCGCTTTGCACTCAGTTTACTCCGTCACCAACATTATCAATAAGGTTCCTATGCTTGACGGTGTTAAAATAACGTATTCCGCATGGGTCAAGCTCTTCACCCTCCACGCAAAGGGATACAAGGTGTCCCATCATATCGATGGTACCCGTCCTCATACCGAAGCCGATCCCGCCTATGCCGAATGGTGTGAGATTGATGCTCATGTTCTCCAATGGATCTACGGTTCCATATCGGAGGAACTCCTTCTCCGGGTTCTTGAAACGAATTCCACCGCCTACGAGGCCTGGACTCGTCTCAAAAACCATTTCCATAACAATAAGAAGGCTCGTGCTGCGACTGGAACATGA